Genomic window (Thiosulfatimonas sediminis):
TAAACGCGTTGCATCCCCGTCATACAAAACCTTACCGAAATGCAATGCTAAAAGATGATTGTTTTGCGCCTCGTTATTAAATTCGCGACGAGACAAGCGCCCTTCAATATCCAACATCGCCAGATTCTGTTTCGCGAGTACACCCGCTTCGGCTTGAATCACACCCGATTGGGCTTGATTGATGCTGGCGAGTGCTGAATGCAGCGGAAAGTCATTAAGCAGATACCCCAACGTTAACGGATTCGGTAAAGCTTGCGCGGGCTTTTGGCTAGCTGACGCCCAAACCTCTGGGCCGCCGCTCGACTGTGCGACAAGGGCATTTGTTGCAGTTGCATTATCTGCCGCGGCAGCAGTGCAATACAGCGTACTCGCCAACGCCAAGTGAAACGCATACCCAACCAACCGAGGGCTGCCGTTAAGCGGAGCAAAGAAGACAGAAAGGTTCAAGATCAAATTCCTTTCGAATTTAAGGATTTTCAGCGCGTTTACGCGTACGTTTATAAGCGGTAAACGATTGATTTTTGTAAGCACCGTCAAGCACGTAATCGGCTATCCATAGAAACTCTTCTTGGGTTCGTGTTGGGCCGGTATAGCGCACAATTGGATTGCCATCCAAGTCAAAAATAATCATGACTGGGGTCGCGCGCACGCGGAATACTTTTTCAGCCATGTCTTTCGAGGTCATCGCCTGACCATCAAAACCGATAACTTCATTACTGCCTTCAATATCATGCATATAGGTCAAAAAATGGCTGCGAAAGCGGTCTATGACTGTTTTATCTTGCAGAATCGTAGTACGCATACGATGACAAAACGGACATTCTTCCATATGAAAAAAAATAAAAATGCCTTTTTTGCCATTGTCTTTAGCGGTCTGTAAATCCTCATGGTAATTACCAAAAGATTCATCAAAAAACGGATCTGCGGCAAAGCTGTTTGACGAATTTAGAGCCGCTAGACCCAACAGACTCGCCAATAATCCTGTGCGTATTGACCGAAATGCGACACCGATTGCGTCCTGAATCGTGAATACCATGCGAGACTCCCATACGTTCATTAACTAAAGAAAACCAGACCAAACAAACCAAACAAGCGATTCACACTTTCTGATGGGAAATATATCAACTTAAGTAAATCGGCTAAAGACTCTTTAAGTGAAATTTTACGTAAGAAATTTTGATGCGGGCCTAAAAAAAATCAAAAGACCTCTACTGAGTTTGGTAAAACCGACAAATCGAAGGCACCAAAGACTGGCTACCTTGCAGATTTAAATAATTTGGGTAATTCCCAAGTTGTGCTCTTGTCGACTCTAAAAACCCGTTTGCAAAGCCCCGCATTACTCAACCAATAGTTGCTAAAGCACGGTAATAGAGTTGGGCATTTTCAGCGAATCCACGCGAGACAACACAATGAATAATCTCGCGCGCGCTTCAAACCGCAGGGTTAGCTATTGATAGTTGTTGATAAAATCTTCCAACATTTTGCCATCGACCATCCCCGTTCGTGCCGCGACAATTTTACCTTCCGGAGTAATCATATAGGTTGTCGGTAAACCTTGCAGTTTACCAAATGGCGTAGTGCGTCCATCCACCTTGCCTTCAAAGCGAACAATCGGATAGTTAACCAATTGTGACTCAGCAAAATTCTTCACTTTTTGTGGATCAATATCTTCGTAATTAACCCCAATCACAATCGCATCTTTCTTGGCATGATCTTCGTGAAACATCACCAAATCCGGAATTTCTTTTAGGCACGGAGGACACCAAGTCGCCCACAGATTAACGACCACCCATTTGCCGCGATAATCAGACAACTTGCTTGACTTACCATCTAAATCAATAAAAGTGATCTCCGGTGTCTCTTGTGCTTGGCTTGGCGTCATAAATAAACCTGCCGATGCAAAAAGCGTGGCCGCTAGCAAAAAATGTCTGCGGCTTGCAGAAAAGAGTGATTTCATAATCGTTTCCGTTTTTTGAATAAATTTAATGTACGCTATTGTAAGAAATATCCAGTAGCCAACCAAGCAACAAGGCTTGACCGCCATTATCTGTTCATCATTGCGAAGCGCGACGCTTAAAGTAATTAATCTACGGTGTGTGGCAGTACAGATTTGACTAACGAAAGGGTCAAGCGGCGTTTTTCAACCAAAGTGGCTTCTTCAAGCACATTCAGTAATTCCATCAAGTCCGGTAATTTTTGTGAGCAGTGCTTGACCAAATACTCCCCAACATTATGCGGCAATTCAAAACCGCGTTTGCGACTATGGCGCTGCAGAGCAACAATCAATTCTCCAGTATCGGCTAAAGGAAGAAGCTCGACGGGTAACACACTCACTAAAGCCTTAGCCAAATCCGGTAACACAATATTCCAATGAGAAATATGCGTGCTGCCTGCAAAAATCAACGTATTTCCTTGTACATTAGACTTTACAATCAAATTGGCCAGCGCGGCTTCCCAATGTTTTTTACCGATAATGACATCTACATCATCCAAACACACTAAAGTTGTCTGCTCCAAGCCATGCAATACATCCGGTATCAATGGTAGAGATTCATCGCCCATTGGCAAATACACGCTGGCTTGATTACGCTCCGTAACAAAGCGACACGCAGCCTGTAAAACATGGGTTTTGCCTACTCCGGCTTCGCCGCACAGATAAAAAGCGCCACCACGAACACCGCTTAAGGTCGTTTGTAATGCATTGAGTGCCACAGCAACGGATTCTTGCTCAGCAACAAAGGTTTCAAAGCTAGCGTCATCTCTAAGCCCCATTTTTAACGGCATTTGTACAAACACAGTGCTTTTTCTCCCTTAACTCTGACAACTAATTTTATGATTATTTTATAATTTAGACGGTTTCAGCGCGCCATTTTACTCACCGCGACTCGGCGGTTCGATGTAAGTAAATTTAGCATCAACTTGGCGCAACATTTCTGACGAGCGTAAAATTTCAAATTGCGGCAAACTCGCTAACCACGCCATCAAATTGGCGTAATCACCACGAAAAGCAATTTGCAACTGCGCCAACTGCTGCTCAACCGTCACTAATCGCAAGTCGGTTAAGGTTGGAATGGTTTGCTCTAGCTGTTGAGTCGCCTGGCCAATGGCTTGCAAATCACGAATATTGGTCAAGTTAATGACTACTTGGTCATTTACCTCTAATAAATCGCGATTCAACTCAACCAAACGGGCCAAGACCAAATTAACCATGTCGTTAAAAAGTACGTTTCGCTCGGTTGAATTGGCTTTACCCTTTGCTAAAACCGTTCCATTTTGCGCAAACAGATACCAGCTCAACTCGAAGTCATCAACGCGATGGTTGAGCTTATAACTGAGCAACTTATCTTGACTAGTTTGCACCATGACATCTTGCAAAGGGCCGATGTTATTCGCCGGATTCATCGGATAAACCCACGTCGTTGCATCAACCGGAACCATTGCCGGAAGCGCCAATTGGGCAAATTGCTCAAGCAGATTAACATCAACCCGATATTGCAGTGCCTCTTTATTAAGCTTGGTGACCGAATTGTTTTCCACCAAGGTGCCCATCAATAACAACTTTGGACGTAAATTAAGCGGCCATATTTTAATCTGTGCTTGCGCTAAGGCGCTTTTAACCGCGATTTCGTCAAAGGTTAAGCGTAACTTACGCCCAACCTGTACACCTTCTTGCACAATCGGGACATAATCATAGGTTTTCAATAGATTTCGAGGATTGGCAAGTAAAATTGCGGCACGCGGTGATGCCAAAAGCGCCTTCTTCCCCGTCAAACGCAACAACAGCTGGCGAATCGCTTGTGCGCTTAAAGCGTTTAACTCAGGGTCACTCAAAACAGCATTACCACGCTGCGAGTCGTGCGCTAATTCAACTTGATATAAATTTTTCGAGGTAATTTGCGTCATCTGGACTGGCGGCGGAAGATCGGTTTCAGAGATAACTATGGGTAATGAGGTAATTGGCTCCGCTGAGAGCATGGGCGGATTAGGTGCGACAACGGCTGGTTTGAGCGGCGCGCCTTCGGCATAAGCAGACTGTACATTTATTACCGATGGCAGGATAAATACAGAGGCGAGTAATAATTGCTGAAAAGTTCTCATATAGCGGCCTAAAAATTTCGTTACAATATCATAATATTTTTTTGGTCGGCTTTAGCGTTTTTTACTGGGTCATTTGCCCGTTTAAAACCGCTTTGGTCATTAAACCCATTCATTCATATCCATTTAAGCTCCGGCTTAATTGAATCAATGCAGATTTAAAAGTTAGATAGAAGATTATGACGCAAAAAACCCAATCAATCAGTTATAAAGACGCAGGTGTAGACATTGATGCTGGCAACGCGCTAGTTCAGGCAATTAAACCGATAGCTAAAGCGACAGCACGTCCAGAGGTTCCCTCTTCTCTTGGCGGATTCGGTGCGCTTTTTGAATTGGATATGAGCAAGTATAAAAATCCTATCTTAGTTTCTGGAACCGACGGCGTAGGCACCAAATTGCGCTTGGCCATCGACAGTGGCAAACATGACCAAGTCGGTATCGACTTAGTCGCCATGTGTGTCAACGACTTGATTGTGCAAGGCGCAGAACCCCTGTTTTTCTTAGACTACTACGCAACCGGCAAACTAGAATTAGACGTAGCGACTGCCGTTGTTAAAGGTATTGGTGACGGCTGTTTACAATCTGGTTGTGCACTGATCGGCGGCGAAACCGCGGAAATGCCGGGCATGTATCCAAAAGGGGATTATGACCT
Coding sequences:
- the hda gene encoding DnaA regulatory inactivator Hda encodes the protein MFVQMPLKMGLRDDASFETFVAEQESVAVALNALQTTLSGVRGGAFYLCGEAGVGKTHVLQAACRFVTERNQASVYLPMGDESLPLIPDVLHGLEQTTLVCLDDVDVIIGKKHWEAALANLIVKSNVQGNTLIFAGSTHISHWNIVLPDLAKALVSVLPVELLPLADTGELIVALQRHSRKRGFELPHNVGEYLVKHCSQKLPDLMELLNVLEEATLVEKRRLTLSLVKSVLPHTVD
- a CDS encoding DUF2066 domain-containing protein, with the translated sequence MRTFQQLLLASVFILPSVINVQSAYAEGAPLKPAVVAPNPPMLSAEPITSLPIVISETDLPPPVQMTQITSKNLYQVELAHDSQRGNAVLSDPELNALSAQAIRQLLLRLTGKKALLASPRAAILLANPRNLLKTYDYVPIVQEGVQVGRKLRLTFDEIAVKSALAQAQIKIWPLNLRPKLLLMGTLVENNSVTKLNKEALQYRVDVNLLEQFAQLALPAMVPVDATTWVYPMNPANNIGPLQDVMVQTSQDKLLSYKLNHRVDDFELSWYLFAQNGTVLAKGKANSTERNVLFNDMVNLVLARLVELNRDLLEVNDQVVINLTNIRDLQAIGQATQQLEQTIPTLTDLRLVTVEQQLAQLQIAFRGDYANLMAWLASLPQFEILRSSEMLRQVDAKFTYIEPPSRGE
- a CDS encoding thioredoxin family protein, whose product is MVFTIQDAIGVAFRSIRTGLLASLLGLAALNSSNSFAADPFFDESFGNYHEDLQTAKDNGKKGIFIFFHMEECPFCHRMRTTILQDKTVIDRFRSHFLTYMHDIEGSNEVIGFDGQAMTSKDMAEKVFRVRATPVMIIFDLDGNPIVRYTGPTRTQEEFLWIADYVLDGAYKNQSFTAYKRTRKRAENP
- a CDS encoding TlpA disulfide reductase family protein translates to MKSLFSASRRHFLLAATLFASAGLFMTPSQAQETPEITFIDLDGKSSKLSDYRGKWVVVNLWATWCPPCLKEIPDLVMFHEDHAKKDAIVIGVNYEDIDPQKVKNFAESQLVNYPIVRFEGKVDGRTTPFGKLQGLPTTYMITPEGKIVAARTGMVDGKMLEDFINNYQ